A window from Bufo bufo chromosome 1, aBufBuf1.1, whole genome shotgun sequence encodes these proteins:
- the GCK gene encoding hexokinase-4 isoform X2, with translation MDSTVHPDVEQMLSEFKLHEEELQVLMSRMQAEMERGLHLETNEEASVKMLPTYVRSTPDGSEVGDFLALDLGGTNFRVMLVKVGEDLDGQWKVETKHKMYSIPEDAMTGTAEMLFDYIAECISDYLGQQNMKHKKLPLGFTFSFPVRHEDIDKGILLNWTKGFKASGAEGNNIVGLLRDAIKRRGDFEMDVVAMVNDTVATMISCYYEDHHCEVGMIVGTGCNACYMEEMCEVELVEGEEGRMCVNTEWGAFGDTGELEDFRLEYDRVVDEGSLHPGQQLYEKMIGGKYMGELVRLVLMKMVNENLVFGGEASEQLKMRGSFETQFVSQIEGDSTDFKQTYNILRTLGLQPTLGDCHAVRMACESVSTRAAVMCGSGLAGVLNRMRKNRGEDILKITVGVDGSVYKLHPFFKEKFHAAVHKLTPRCEITFIQSEEGSGRGAALISAVAYKMAYLIGH, from the exons GTGGAGCAGATGCTGTCTGAATTCAAGCTTCATGAAGAAGAATTGCAGGTCCTTATGAGCAGAATGCAGGCAGAGATGGAAAGAGGTCTTCACCTGGAGACGAATGAAGAAGCCAGTGTAAAAATGCTGCCGACCTACGTGCGCTCCACACCTGATGGTTCTG AGGTTGGAGATTTTTTGGCCTTGGATCTCGGTGGAACCAATTTTCGAGTAATGTTGGTTAAAGTAGGGGAGGATCTAGATGGACAGTGGAAAGTCGAAACCAAGCATAAGATGTATTCGATCCCTGAAGATGCCATGACAGGAACTGCAGAGATG CTCTTTGATTACATTGCTGAATGTATCTCAGATTATCTGGGTCAGCAGAACATGAAACACAAGAAACTGCCCCTTGGATTTACCTTCTCCTTCCCAGTCCGACATGAGGATATTGACAAG GGGATCCTTCTGAACTGGACCAAAGGATTCAAAGCTTCAGGAGCGGAAGGGAATAACATTGTTGGACTGCTGAGAGACGCCATCAAGAGACGAGGG GATTTTGAGATGGATGTTGTGGCCATGGTgaatgacactgttgctacaatgATCTCTTGTTACTATGAAGATCATCATTGTGAAGTTGGCATGATAGTAG GCACTGGATGTAATGCCTGTTACATGGAAGAGATGTGCGAGGTGGAGCTGGTGGAAGGAGAAGAAGGTCGCATGTGTGTCAACACAGAGTGGGGTGCATTTGGAGACACGGGTGAACTAGAAGACTTCCGTCTGGAGTACGATCGAGTAGTGGATGAGGGCTCCCTACATCCTGGTCAGCAACT CTATGAGAAGATGATTGGAGGAAAGTACATGGGAGAACTCGTCAGACTGGTCCTGATGAAGATGGTGAATGAAAATTTGGTATTTGGAGGAGAAGCTTCTGAACAACTGAAGATGAGAGGAAGTTTTGAAACACAATTTGTGTCACAGATAGAGGG AGACTCTACAGATTTTAAGCAAACCTACAACATCCTGCGAACACTTGGTCTGCAGCCCACACTGGGCGACTGTCATGCAGTGCGTATGGCATGTGAAAGCGTGTCCACACGAGCTGCTGTCATGTGTGGATCCGGCCTTGCTGGAGTCCTCAACCGCATGCGTAAGAACAGGGGAGAAGACATCCTCAAGATCACAGTTGGGGTGGACGGATCTGTCTACAAACTCCACCCTTT CTTCAAGGAAAAGTTCCACGCAGCAGTCCACAAGCTGACACCAAGATGTGAAATCACCTTCATCCAATCAGAGGAAGGCAGCGGGCGAGGTGCGGCCCTGATCTCAGCAGTGGCATACAAGATGGCTTACCTTATTGGTCATTAG
- the GCK gene encoding hexokinase-4 isoform X1 — protein sequence MLDNKGRMEITQRQKVEQMLSEFKLHEEELQVLMSRMQAEMERGLHLETNEEASVKMLPTYVRSTPDGSEVGDFLALDLGGTNFRVMLVKVGEDLDGQWKVETKHKMYSIPEDAMTGTAEMLFDYIAECISDYLGQQNMKHKKLPLGFTFSFPVRHEDIDKGILLNWTKGFKASGAEGNNIVGLLRDAIKRRGDFEMDVVAMVNDTVATMISCYYEDHHCEVGMIVGTGCNACYMEEMCEVELVEGEEGRMCVNTEWGAFGDTGELEDFRLEYDRVVDEGSLHPGQQLYEKMIGGKYMGELVRLVLMKMVNENLVFGGEASEQLKMRGSFETQFVSQIEGDSTDFKQTYNILRTLGLQPTLGDCHAVRMACESVSTRAAVMCGSGLAGVLNRMRKNRGEDILKITVGVDGSVYKLHPFFKEKFHAAVHKLTPRCEITFIQSEEGSGRGAALISAVAYKMAYLIGH from the exons GTGGAGCAGATGCTGTCTGAATTCAAGCTTCATGAAGAAGAATTGCAGGTCCTTATGAGCAGAATGCAGGCAGAGATGGAAAGAGGTCTTCACCTGGAGACGAATGAAGAAGCCAGTGTAAAAATGCTGCCGACCTACGTGCGCTCCACACCTGATGGTTCTG AGGTTGGAGATTTTTTGGCCTTGGATCTCGGTGGAACCAATTTTCGAGTAATGTTGGTTAAAGTAGGGGAGGATCTAGATGGACAGTGGAAAGTCGAAACCAAGCATAAGATGTATTCGATCCCTGAAGATGCCATGACAGGAACTGCAGAGATG CTCTTTGATTACATTGCTGAATGTATCTCAGATTATCTGGGTCAGCAGAACATGAAACACAAGAAACTGCCCCTTGGATTTACCTTCTCCTTCCCAGTCCGACATGAGGATATTGACAAG GGGATCCTTCTGAACTGGACCAAAGGATTCAAAGCTTCAGGAGCGGAAGGGAATAACATTGTTGGACTGCTGAGAGACGCCATCAAGAGACGAGGG GATTTTGAGATGGATGTTGTGGCCATGGTgaatgacactgttgctacaatgATCTCTTGTTACTATGAAGATCATCATTGTGAAGTTGGCATGATAGTAG GCACTGGATGTAATGCCTGTTACATGGAAGAGATGTGCGAGGTGGAGCTGGTGGAAGGAGAAGAAGGTCGCATGTGTGTCAACACAGAGTGGGGTGCATTTGGAGACACGGGTGAACTAGAAGACTTCCGTCTGGAGTACGATCGAGTAGTGGATGAGGGCTCCCTACATCCTGGTCAGCAACT CTATGAGAAGATGATTGGAGGAAAGTACATGGGAGAACTCGTCAGACTGGTCCTGATGAAGATGGTGAATGAAAATTTGGTATTTGGAGGAGAAGCTTCTGAACAACTGAAGATGAGAGGAAGTTTTGAAACACAATTTGTGTCACAGATAGAGGG AGACTCTACAGATTTTAAGCAAACCTACAACATCCTGCGAACACTTGGTCTGCAGCCCACACTGGGCGACTGTCATGCAGTGCGTATGGCATGTGAAAGCGTGTCCACACGAGCTGCTGTCATGTGTGGATCCGGCCTTGCTGGAGTCCTCAACCGCATGCGTAAGAACAGGGGAGAAGACATCCTCAAGATCACAGTTGGGGTGGACGGATCTGTCTACAAACTCCACCCTTT CTTCAAGGAAAAGTTCCACGCAGCAGTCCACAAGCTGACACCAAGATGTGAAATCACCTTCATCCAATCAGAGGAAGGCAGCGGGCGAGGTGCGGCCCTGATCTCAGCAGTGGCATACAAGATGGCTTACCTTATTGGTCATTAG